In the genome of Halapricum salinum, one region contains:
- the nrfD gene encoding NrfD/PsrC family molybdoenzyme membrane anchor subunit: protein MSVTGGSEWLWLPHVHWAEFIALYLFLGGTAGGAYVTSSWASLMKSLMDTDSWLGKILLARTDDEEHRYSCAETARWGSVLSVLSIAVGGVALLSHLGAPLRALTFPVLFTNFGSWLTIGTWVIVLFTIVAALETLWLHFGSAVATESGLSLFPRKILGRIDSLGPWSTDSGIVWLLDTVADKTRPPSRAHGAIRLVGGALSLLLIAYTAMLLSDISVVPLWNRTYLPFIFLLSGVSTGISAALLGTVASGGALTRTNHRFCLTDDAIIVVELVAIGLLVSFLGSSSDVAANVTETALFDTYGLEFVGGVLILGTGLPVALSITVTMLHQFTDVGETPWGRRLLTGGYALKYTLVLLGGFLLRYVILMAAVKTPLGVPGL from the coding sequence ATGAGTGTCACAGGTGGCTCCGAGTGGCTCTGGTTGCCCCACGTCCACTGGGCGGAGTTCATCGCGCTGTATCTCTTCCTCGGTGGCACCGCCGGCGGGGCGTACGTGACCTCCTCGTGGGCGAGCCTGATGAAGAGTCTGATGGACACGGACAGCTGGCTCGGCAAGATCCTGCTCGCCAGGACGGACGACGAGGAGCACCGCTACTCGTGTGCGGAGACCGCCCGCTGGGGCTCGGTGCTCAGCGTCCTCTCGATCGCCGTCGGCGGGGTCGCCCTGCTGTCACACCTGGGTGCGCCGCTTCGCGCGCTCACGTTCCCGGTGCTGTTCACCAACTTCGGCTCGTGGCTGACCATCGGGACGTGGGTGATCGTGCTGTTCACGATCGTCGCGGCGCTGGAGACGCTGTGGCTGCACTTCGGCAGCGCCGTCGCGACCGAGTCCGGTCTGAGCCTGTTCCCCCGGAAGATCCTGGGCCGGATCGACAGCCTGGGACCGTGGTCGACAGACAGCGGGATCGTGTGGTTGCTCGATACCGTCGCCGACAAGACGCGGCCCCCGAGCCGGGCCCACGGTGCGATCCGGCTCGTCGGCGGTGCGCTCTCACTGCTGCTCATCGCGTACACGGCGATGCTGTTGAGCGACATCTCGGTCGTGCCGCTGTGGAATCGGACGTACCTGCCCTTTATCTTCTTGCTGAGCGGCGTCTCGACGGGGATCTCCGCGGCGCTTCTGGGAACGGTCGCCAGCGGCGGCGCACTGACGCGGACCAACCACCGGTTCTGTCTGACCGACGACGCGATCATCGTCGTGGAACTGGTGGCGATCGGACTGCTGGTGTCGTTCCTGGGCAGCTCGTCCGATGTCGCCGCGAACGTGACCGAGACAGCGCTGTTCGACACGTACGGGCTGGAGTTCGTCGGCGGCGTGTTGATCCTTGGGACCGGCTTGCCAGTCGCGCTCTCGATCACGGTGACGATGCTCCACCAGTTCACCGACGTCGGCGAGACGCCGTGGGGCAGGCGACTGCTGACCGGTGGCTACGCACTGAAGTACACGCTCGTGCTCCTCGGCGGGTTCCTGCTGCGGTACGTGATCCTGATGGCCGCCGTCAAGACGCCACTCGGCGTCCCGGGGCTGTGA
- a CDS encoding 4Fe-4S dicluster domain-containing protein, protein MAVEEDHWVFYFDPNRCIGCHACSISCKQFHGRDADADDWRTVTHHEKGEYPEVAEVPVSMSCMHCHDAPCAEVCPTEAIEKRDSDGIVTVDQDVCIGCKYCGWACPFGAPTYGDNGLMSKCNMCLDQGPGSGAGAESKNEQDDPIQPNCVSDCVGDAIKAGPQREIIKEASQAAAERFQSNDGRVVVEPFRGEENLDMVEHAATPEHAGD, encoded by the coding sequence ATGGCAGTCGAGGAAGACCACTGGGTCTTCTACTTCGACCCGAACCGGTGTATCGGCTGTCACGCGTGCTCGATCTCGTGCAAGCAGTTCCACGGCCGCGACGCCGACGCCGACGACTGGCGGACCGTCACCCACCACGAGAAGGGCGAGTACCCCGAGGTCGCCGAGGTGCCGGTCTCGATGTCGTGTATGCACTGTCACGACGCCCCGTGTGCGGAGGTGTGCCCGACGGAAGCGATCGAAAAGCGCGACTCCGACGGGATCGTGACTGTCGACCAGGACGTCTGTATCGGCTGCAAGTACTGCGGGTGGGCCTGCCCGTTCGGCGCGCCGACCTACGGCGACAACGGCCTGATGTCGAAGTGTAACATGTGTCTCGATCAGGGGCCGGGCAGCGGCGCGGGCGCGGAGTCGAAAAACGAGCAGGACGATCCCATCCAGCCCAACTGCGTCTCCGACTGCGTCGGCGACGCGATCAAGGCAGGACCGCAGCGAGAGATCATCAAAGAGGCGTCACAGGCGGCGGCAGAGCGGTTCCAGTCCAACGACGGGCGAGTCGTCGTCGAGCCGTTCCGGGGCGAGGAGAACCTCGACATGGTCGAACACGCCGCCACGCCCGAGCACGCAGGGGACTAA
- a CDS encoding molybdopterin-containing oxidoreductase family protein has product MSERVGTLTRRNLLKTAGSAAGAAALGGCLTGDGTDDSPSGELSTAFGNCWMCSHNCGQKASVRDGTVVNLTGVDGHPRGSAGPDTEGTLCPKGLAQLDKTHDPKRIKEPHIRDEDGNLQKVSWDEAFQYTAERLVEFDENNGAETFLDATSWAETSIFRTIWRDLYGSPERISRGIHVCAGPTFVTGGMMGVGSNNRVPDYQNSEYIIAWGRNVLNSFAGQFEAKGVLEAIENNGATLVTIDPQHTITAQKSEEWMPIEPRTDGALALAMANVIIEEERYDADFVENHTYGFEAYREAAAEMPPERAAEITGLDADQIRRVARGFAEAAPQAGISVWTGTAQAGNGWKATQNITALNGLVGNVDRPGGLRLWKYPATASFGEVCEQDYTNRAEYKEPALKKYDEYSDYPVRHIEGIAHNLVPEMVENGHVNGIVCHHDDPLKDGNAEAWIEAVEAMDLVISIDAYWNGVSRRADVVLPEATQLEKDTLGTGNWSAYPNHKWVTGAKAAVEPQWNTLPDFDILTGIADAMAGETGNDDWTIFQQWDSHEEFIDDQLSTLDLTLEELDSGETNYELVEEYDYEQWRDDDGFTFRFDLDQIDSFAKAAEEAGMDTAPEWIPPGTYGDETTEEYPLEFTDVRSVFFSHGSNQPHERLRDQFAKRNRLSGEDYRGNYLYLNPEDAAERGIETGDMVAIESKTGSGELMAVVTQRARPGFVTAEYGFGQTSAITTGEDAREKSADGMNTMMLHDMQMDPITGQVDRHIAVDVAPAGGD; this is encoded by the coding sequence ATGAGTGAGCGCGTCGGGACGCTCACCCGCCGAAACCTGCTGAAGACGGCCGGGTCGGCTGCCGGAGCGGCCGCACTCGGTGGCTGTCTCACCGGGGACGGGACGGACGACTCACCGTCCGGAGAGCTCTCGACGGCCTTCGGCAACTGCTGGATGTGCAGCCACAACTGCGGGCAGAAAGCCTCCGTCCGGGACGGAACCGTCGTCAATCTCACGGGCGTCGACGGCCACCCGCGTGGGAGTGCCGGGCCGGACACCGAGGGGACGCTCTGTCCGAAAGGATTGGCCCAGCTGGACAAGACCCACGATCCGAAACGGATCAAGGAACCCCATATCCGAGACGAGGACGGGAACCTACAGAAAGTGAGCTGGGACGAGGCGTTCCAGTACACCGCCGAGCGGCTGGTCGAGTTCGACGAGAACAACGGCGCGGAGACGTTCCTCGACGCCACCAGCTGGGCCGAGACGTCGATCTTCCGGACGATCTGGCGGGACCTCTACGGCTCGCCCGAGCGGATCAGCCGCGGGATCCACGTCTGTGCCGGCCCCACCTTCGTCACCGGCGGGATGATGGGCGTCGGCTCGAACAACCGGGTCCCGGACTACCAGAACTCCGAGTACATCATCGCCTGGGGCCGGAACGTCCTGAACTCCTTCGCCGGGCAGTTCGAGGCCAAGGGCGTCCTCGAAGCGATCGAGAACAACGGCGCGACGCTGGTCACGATCGATCCCCAGCACACGATCACGGCCCAGAAGTCCGAGGAGTGGATGCCGATCGAACCCCGGACGGACGGCGCGCTGGCGCTCGCGATGGCCAACGTCATCATCGAGGAGGAGCGCTACGACGCCGATTTCGTCGAGAACCACACCTACGGCTTCGAGGCCTACCGGGAGGCCGCCGCCGAGATGCCGCCCGAGCGGGCGGCCGAGATCACGGGTCTGGACGCCGACCAGATCCGGCGAGTGGCACGCGGGTTCGCCGAGGCGGCCCCTCAGGCGGGCATCTCCGTATGGACGGGGACCGCACAGGCCGGCAACGGCTGGAAGGCGACCCAGAACATCACCGCGCTCAACGGGCTGGTCGGCAACGTCGACCGGCCCGGCGGCCTGCGTCTCTGGAAGTACCCCGCGACGGCGTCGTTCGGCGAGGTCTGCGAGCAGGACTACACGAACCGCGCCGAGTACAAGGAGCCGGCGCTCAAAAAGTACGACGAGTACAGCGACTACCCGGTCCGTCACATCGAGGGCATCGCGCACAACCTGGTGCCCGAGATGGTCGAGAACGGTCACGTCAACGGGATCGTCTGTCACCACGACGATCCGCTGAAAGACGGTAACGCAGAGGCCTGGATCGAGGCGGTCGAGGCGATGGATCTGGTCATCTCGATCGACGCCTACTGGAACGGCGTCTCCCGGCGGGCGGACGTCGTCCTGCCGGAGGCGACCCAGCTGGAGAAAGACACGCTCGGTACCGGCAACTGGAGCGCCTACCCCAACCACAAGTGGGTCACCGGCGCGAAGGCCGCCGTCGAGCCCCAGTGGAACACGTTGCCGGACTTCGACATCCTGACCGGGATCGCCGACGCGATGGCCGGGGAGACGGGCAACGACGACTGGACGATCTTCCAGCAGTGGGACTCCCACGAGGAGTTCATCGACGACCAGCTCTCGACGCTGGATCTGACTCTCGAAGAGCTAGACAGCGGGGAGACGAACTACGAACTCGTCGAGGAGTACGACTACGAGCAGTGGAGAGACGACGACGGCTTCACCTTCCGGTTCGATCTCGACCAGATCGACTCCTTCGCGAAGGCCGCCGAGGAGGCCGGGATGGACACGGCTCCGGAGTGGATCCCCCCCGGAACCTACGGCGACGAGACCACCGAGGAGTACCCCCTGGAGTTCACTGACGTTCGCTCGGTGTTTTTCTCCCACGGGAGCAACCAGCCCCACGAGCGCCTGCGGGACCAGTTCGCCAAGCGAAACCGGCTCAGCGGGGAGGACTACCGGGGGAACTACCTCTATCTCAACCCCGAGGACGCCGCCGAGCGCGGCATCGAGACCGGCGACATGGTCGCGATCGAATCGAAGACCGGGAGCGGCGAACTGATGGCCGTCGTCACCCAGCGCGCCCGGCCCGGCTTCGTCACCGCCGAGTACGGGTTCGGACAGACCTCGGCGATCACTACGGGCGAGGACGCCCGCGAGAAATCGGCGGACGGGATGAACACGATGATGCTTCACGACATGCAGATGGATCCGATCACCGGACAGGTAGACAGACACATCGCGGTCGACGTGGCCCCGGCGGGGGGTGACTGA
- a CDS encoding rhodanese-like domain-containing protein, translating into MERTLDRRKFLALSSAAGVAAIAGCGGGGDGDATTDPQDTTTTSTTTTEPQQTTEPSLDRPDPTDTESALIQPATLKEWVDAGIVNTDDVYEDRAVVLRVDASNYDGGHVPGAVKWSTEDSEGPATLTETRVDGLGEAQKLVPSGSVIDEVIQSAGVGPNTVVVLSGDIPMYNARAYWTLRYWGFPRERVKVLDGGPTAYEEADKLVYETPEVPESNYPVEDFETPNYELRKGLNEMIQLVDARNAGESDASILDLRGPDQDAKIAGSVLDPPASYTDGMFTESVPWKSAGEIEDHVFGYDDVEDGDQIVTLCHSGFKGTLAFFALDGILGYDDVALYDGSWKFQWKQYNGEQDPVPNDTWRTDIEGRTEGEITATEQVSIDPELNEELTELAQLDANQVKKNDIEYMGADTGGGGFGCGS; encoded by the coding sequence ATGGAACGAACGCTCGACCGTCGAAAGTTCCTCGCGCTGTCCAGTGCTGCAGGTGTCGCCGCGATCGCTGGCTGTGGTGGCGGCGGCGATGGCGACGCGACCACCGACCCACAGGACACCACGACGACGTCGACGACCACGACCGAACCGCAACAGACGACCGAACCGTCGCTCGACCGACCCGATCCGACCGACACCGAGAGCGCGCTGATCCAGCCCGCGACCCTGAAGGAGTGGGTGGACGCCGGGATCGTCAACACGGACGACGTCTACGAGGATCGCGCCGTCGTGCTCAGAGTCGACGCGAGCAACTACGATGGCGGGCACGTCCCCGGTGCAGTCAAGTGGTCTACCGAGGACAGCGAGGGGCCGGCCACGCTCACGGAGACTCGCGTCGACGGCCTCGGCGAAGCCCAGAAGCTCGTCCCGTCCGGGTCGGTCATCGACGAGGTCATCCAGAGCGCGGGCGTCGGTCCGAACACTGTGGTCGTGCTCTCCGGGGACATTCCGATGTACAACGCCCGGGCGTACTGGACGCTCCGGTACTGGGGCTTCCCCCGCGAACGGGTGAAAGTGCTGGACGGTGGTCCGACCGCCTACGAGGAGGCGGACAAGCTGGTCTACGAGACGCCCGAGGTCCCCGAGAGCAACTATCCCGTCGAGGACTTCGAGACGCCCAACTACGAGCTGCGGAAGGGCCTCAACGAGATGATCCAGCTGGTCGACGCCAGGAACGCCGGCGAGAGCGACGCGTCGATCCTCGACCTTCGCGGCCCGGACCAGGACGCGAAGATCGCGGGCAGCGTCCTCGACCCGCCGGCGAGCTACACGGACGGGATGTTCACCGAATCCGTCCCGTGGAAGTCCGCCGGCGAGATCGAGGACCACGTCTTCGGCTACGACGACGTCGAAGACGGCGATCAGATCGTCACGCTGTGTCACAGCGGCTTCAAGGGGACGCTCGCGTTCTTCGCGCTCGATGGCATCCTCGGGTACGACGACGTCGCGCTCTACGACGGGTCCTGGAAGTTCCAGTGGAAGCAGTACAACGGCGAGCAGGACCCGGTGCCGAACGACACCTGGCGAACGGATATCGAGGGCCGGACCGAAGGCGAGATCACGGCGACCGAGCAGGTCTCGATCGATCCGGAGCTCAACGAGGAACTGACCGAGCTCGCACAGCTCGACGCGAATCAGGTCAAGAAAAACGACATCGAGTACATGGGTGCCGACACCGGCGGTGGCGGATTCGGTTGCGGGTCGTAG
- a CDS encoding helix-turn-helix domain-containing protein yields the protein MALNRIGKENAQIDPPVEDREMRVVMEIERGGPCRLDHMDGEVIGIDVRLDEEACNVDAVVRDPADEGIATQYFENHLCEHCPGKVFSKHGCLPRYREINEGSFVVETYVADTQAVADLVSDIQSICDNVSLKSIVSTERSEFNEDCSVDISALTRKQREAVYHAQEMGYYDPDADVSLAELADRIGISTSALSQRLRRAEGNVLRQLSVECDCWDNVE from the coding sequence ATGGCGCTCAACCGGATCGGGAAGGAAAACGCTCAGATAGACCCGCCAGTCGAAGACCGGGAGATGCGGGTCGTCATGGAGATCGAGCGCGGCGGCCCTTGCCGGCTAGACCACATGGACGGTGAGGTCATCGGGATCGACGTGCGCCTCGACGAGGAGGCCTGTAACGTCGACGCAGTGGTGCGCGATCCAGCGGACGAAGGGATCGCGACCCAGTACTTCGAAAACCACCTCTGTGAACACTGCCCCGGAAAGGTGTTCAGCAAACACGGCTGTCTCCCGCGCTACAGGGAGATCAACGAGGGATCGTTCGTCGTCGAGACCTACGTCGCCGACACCCAGGCTGTCGCCGATCTCGTGAGCGATATCCAGTCGATCTGTGACAACGTATCACTCAAGAGTATCGTCTCGACAGAGCGGTCGGAGTTCAACGAGGACTGCTCGGTCGATATCTCCGCGCTCACCCGAAAGCAGCGCGAGGCCGTCTATCATGCCCAGGAGATGGGGTATTACGACCCGGACGCCGACGTGTCGCTGGCCGAACTGGCCGATCGGATCGGTATCTCCACCTCGGCGCTGTCACAGCGTCTCCGACGGGCGGAAGGGAACGTCCTCCGGCAGCTTTCTGTCGAGTGTGATTGCTGGGACAACGTCGAGTGA
- the hisI gene encoding phosphoribosyl-AMP cyclohydrolase, which yields MSDDVPDLAFDETDRLPAIAQDADSGEVLMLAYVTPEAVERTRETGRAHYYSRSREELWEKGATSGHVQHVREIRVDCDGDTLLYLVDQEGGACHTGYESCFYRTIDGEVVGEQVFDPEAVYDE from the coding sequence ATGAGCGACGACGTCCCCGACCTCGCCTTCGACGAGACCGATCGCCTCCCCGCGATCGCACAGGACGCCGACTCGGGCGAGGTACTCATGCTCGCGTACGTCACGCCCGAGGCCGTCGAGCGGACTCGCGAGACCGGCCGAGCGCACTATTACTCCCGGAGCCGAGAGGAGCTGTGGGAGAAGGGCGCGACCAGCGGCCACGTCCAGCACGTCCGGGAGATCCGAGTCGACTGTGACGGCGACACCTTGCTGTACCTGGTCGACCAGGAGGGTGGGGCCTGTCACACCGGCTACGAGAGCTGTTTCTACCGGACGATCGACGGCGAGGTCGTCGGCGAGCAGGTGTTCGACCCCGAGGCCGTCTACGATGAGTAA
- a CDS encoding DUF7118 family protein — protein MSKSAADSEVEDLVRTLQRRASAYEEACDRVEEAGEQRLQRLQEHYEEITGLFSTYESRIVSDGEGEVDMEAFIEYQDELAHFFDHLPEDLPHREDFEAVDEMMHERYLKTTDFEAARDSLSEVAALVERLDERERTRERLREVRRDIELELKEIDDRIDHHERLVELGAADLDAPVEQLRDPIETYDDAVSAAFETFTSESSTREVLAFVESTAAFPLVTYRQPPADLAAYVDSADAGAETISKLLEYADYSASKLDHYVDDARELKRNVATHRTYLKRLDVDPLTIGWPPPTAEALRFRCRELLSVVARFDPDESVLAALRTVREATRREDYERLRDSAVARERLDADERERLKNGEVERELQDLRERRDRLAEALEEHDPV, from the coding sequence ATGAGTAAGTCGGCTGCCGACAGCGAGGTCGAAGACCTCGTGCGGACCCTCCAGCGCCGCGCCAGCGCCTACGAGGAGGCCTGCGACCGCGTCGAAGAAGCCGGCGAGCAACGCCTGCAGCGCCTGCAGGAACACTACGAGGAAATCACGGGGTTGTTCAGCACGTACGAGTCCCGGATCGTCAGCGACGGCGAGGGAGAGGTCGACATGGAGGCGTTCATCGAGTACCAGGACGAACTGGCGCACTTCTTCGATCACCTGCCCGAGGACCTGCCCCACCGCGAGGACTTCGAGGCCGTCGACGAGATGATGCACGAGCGCTATCTCAAGACGACCGACTTCGAGGCCGCCCGCGATTCGCTCTCGGAGGTCGCGGCACTGGTCGAACGCCTCGACGAACGCGAGCGGACCCGCGAGCGACTTCGCGAGGTCCGCCGGGATATCGAACTCGAATTGAAGGAGATCGACGACCGGATCGACCACCACGAGCGACTGGTCGAACTCGGCGCGGCCGATCTGGACGCCCCGGTCGAGCAGTTGCGCGACCCCATCGAGACCTACGACGACGCCGTCTCGGCGGCCTTCGAGACGTTCACCAGCGAGTCCAGCACCCGCGAAGTGCTCGCGTTCGTCGAATCGACCGCCGCCTTCCCACTCGTCACGTATCGCCAGCCGCCCGCGGACCTCGCGGCGTACGTCGACTCGGCCGACGCCGGCGCGGAGACGATCTCGAAATTGCTCGAATACGCCGACTACTCGGCCTCGAAACTCGACCACTACGTCGACGACGCCCGCGAACTCAAGCGCAACGTCGCGACCCACCGCACCTACCTCAAACGGCTGGACGTCGACCCCTTGACGATCGGCTGGCCACCGCCGACCGCCGAGGCACTCCGCTTTCGCTGTCGCGAACTCCTCTCGGTCGTCGCCCGCTTCGACCCCGACGAGTCGGTGCTCGCGGCGCTTCGGACGGTTCGCGAAGCGACGCGACGCGAGGACTACGAACGGCTGCGCGACAGCGCCGTCGCTCGCGAGCGACTCGACGCCGACGAACGAGAACGCCTCAAAAACGGTGAGGTCGAGCGGGAACTACAGGACCTTCGCGAGCGGCGCGACCGCCTCGCCGAGGCGCTCGAAGAACACGATCCGGTCTGA
- the glmM gene encoding phosphoglucosamine mutase, giving the protein MKVFGSSGVRGVVNETLTPEYALQVAMAAGSVWRSEYGPTRVAVAHDTRTSGGMIADAAQSGLASVGLDVDYLGTIPTPGAQAYADDESIPALVVTASHNPPQHNGIKLVGPDGIELSVDQLERVEQRLLGERFERGEWNEIGQSRTVDGAREDYVQQLLDSVDRETIAAADLTVAIDPGHGAGSLTSPEFFRRLGCHVLTINAQPDGHFPGRKPEPVADNLGDLQRLVETSEADLGIAHDGDADRAIFVDEKGEFIEGDAALAALAAAELDVNDGVVSAVSTSQRLVDVAGRAGAEIYLTQIGSSHIVTKIRDLQREGTDVPIAGEGNGGIIFPEYRAIRDGAYTAARFCELLVDRSASEVAALFDDYYNVRVNVTYDDEAERAAMIDAIETVAHESEAGLNTTDGYRLEFDDGWVLARPSGTEPLIRVYAEARSRERAEELAALMEESVTAAAEATR; this is encoded by the coding sequence ATGAAGGTATTCGGGTCCAGCGGTGTTCGCGGGGTCGTCAACGAGACGTTGACCCCCGAGTACGCGCTGCAGGTCGCGATGGCGGCCGGATCAGTCTGGCGAAGCGAGTACGGCCCGACGCGGGTCGCGGTCGCTCACGACACCCGCACCAGTGGCGGGATGATCGCCGACGCCGCACAGAGCGGCCTCGCGAGTGTGGGCCTCGACGTCGACTACCTCGGGACGATCCCCACCCCGGGCGCGCAGGCCTACGCCGACGACGAGTCTATCCCCGCACTCGTCGTGACGGCCTCGCACAACCCGCCACAGCACAACGGGATCAAGCTCGTCGGTCCCGACGGGATCGAACTCTCGGTCGACCAGCTCGAACGGGTCGAACAGCGCCTGCTCGGCGAGCGATTCGAACGTGGTGAGTGGAACGAGATCGGCCAGTCCCGGACGGTCGACGGCGCGCGCGAGGACTACGTCCAGCAGCTCCTCGACAGCGTCGACCGGGAGACCATCGCCGCCGCCGATCTCACTGTCGCGATCGACCCCGGCCACGGTGCAGGCTCGCTCACGAGTCCGGAGTTCTTCCGGCGGCTGGGCTGTCACGTCCTGACGATCAACGCCCAGCCCGACGGTCACTTCCCCGGCCGGAAACCCGAGCCCGTCGCGGACAACCTCGGCGATCTGCAGCGGCTGGTCGAGACCAGCGAGGCCGACCTGGGAATCGCCCACGACGGCGACGCCGATCGGGCGATCTTCGTCGACGAGAAGGGTGAGTTCATCGAGGGCGACGCGGCGCTGGCGGCGCTGGCGGCGGCCGAACTCGACGTCAACGACGGCGTCGTCTCGGCTGTCAGTACCTCCCAGCGGCTGGTCGACGTCGCGGGGCGAGCCGGCGCGGAGATCTACCTCACCCAGATCGGGTCCAGTCACATCGTGACCAAGATCAGGGACCTGCAGCGCGAGGGGACGGACGTCCCCATCGCTGGCGAGGGCAACGGCGGGATCATCTTCCCCGAGTACCGGGCGATCCGGGACGGGGCCTACACCGCGGCGCGGTTCTGTGAGTTACTCGTCGACCGGTCCGCCAGCGAGGTCGCCGCCCTATTCGACGACTACTACAACGTTCGGGTGAACGTCACCTACGACGACGAAGCCGAGCGCGCGGCGATGATCGACGCCATCGAGACCGTCGCTCACGAGTCAGAGGCCGGGCTGAACACCACCGACGGCTACCGCCTGGAGTTCGACGACGGCTGGGTGCTGGCCCGCCCCAGCGGGACCGAACCCCTCATCAGGGTCTACGCCGAGGCCCGCAGTCGCGAGCGAGCCGAAGAACTCGCCGCGCTGATGGAAGAGTCCGTCACGGCCGCGGCCGAGGCGACGCGATAA
- a CDS encoding redoxin domain-containing protein, protein MDLGFDVVDLGSTDHVEAGDTVPEFTRPLVNSEYWEGVALSDLLEERPVVLVFHPMAGSFPATYVWKELPGREWGDCQVVGCSIATPYAHKRLIEERDLGGEYRLYSDPGNGVAEQFGIAHDLDGMEGVAEPRPAAFVVDTDRTIEYAWVAGEWPAFPDYDELEAAARDI, encoded by the coding sequence ATGGACCTCGGATTCGACGTCGTCGACCTCGGATCGACCGACCACGTCGAGGCGGGCGACACCGTACCCGAGTTCACGCGCCCGCTCGTGAACAGCGAGTACTGGGAGGGCGTCGCGCTCTCGGATCTGCTCGAAGAGAGGCCGGTCGTCCTGGTCTTCCATCCCATGGCGGGATCGTTCCCGGCGACGTACGTCTGGAAGGAGCTTCCGGGCCGGGAGTGGGGCGACTGTCAGGTCGTCGGCTGCTCGATCGCGACGCCCTACGCCCACAAGCGCCTGATCGAAGAGCGCGACCTCGGCGGCGAGTATCGGCTCTACTCCGACCCCGGCAACGGCGTCGCCGAGCAGTTCGGCATCGCCCACGACCTCGACGGGATGGAAGGGGTCGCCGAACCGCGACCGGCGGCATTCGTCGTCGACACCGATCGCACGATCGAGTACGCCTGGGTGGCCGGCGAGTGGCCCGCATTCCCGGACTACGACGAGCTGGAAGCGGCGGCGCGGGACATTTGA
- a CDS encoding glutaredoxin family protein, producing the protein MPSSNPSITLYRLQACPFCERVVRTLDDLGLDYRSRFVEPMHSDRNVVKRLTGKRTVPAIVDENTGVTMSESAAIVEYIQSTYGDGAQAGGDD; encoded by the coding sequence ATGCCATCCTCGAATCCCTCGATCACGCTGTATCGGCTCCAGGCGTGTCCGTTCTGTGAACGGGTCGTCCGAACACTGGACGACCTTGGCCTCGACTATCGCTCGCGATTCGTCGAGCCGATGCACTCCGACCGGAACGTCGTCAAGCGCCTCACAGGCAAGCGAACAGTGCCAGCGATCGTCGACGAGAACACGGGTGTGACGATGTCCGAGAGCGCCGCCATCGTCGAGTACATCCAGTCGACGTACGGCGACGGCGCACAGGCAGGGGGTGACGACTGA